The sequence below is a genomic window from Pseudomonas cannabina.
CTACCCTCAGCCCCTCGACACGCTGGAATTCACGCTGGTTGTTAGTGACCACGAAACCGGGATATCCCGGTGGGTTTCGAACGCTTTGCCCGTGCCGATCGCGGACTGGAACCGTAGCGGCTCTCGGTAGAGCGGCTAACCCGATGTTGATAGATTTGCCCTGTCCTGAACACCTGAACCTTGGATGTGCAGGCTGATAAGGGCTTTGACGGCGTGCCGAGGATCACGGGAAGGAATGGCAGGTCTTGCAGACGGGTGCGCCAAGCGTCGCGGCCATGGGCTGCTACTGTCATTTCTGACAGTAGAGTAATCAACGCCGGCTGATTATCCTGAGGGTTGGACGATATCAAGGTCAGGGAGACCATTATGGATATTCACGTTGCGCGCGCTTCATCTACGTCAGTAAAACTGGCCACGCTATCGCTGGTCATCGTGTGTACGGGGCTTCTGTTAGCGCCCGAGCGATCACAGGCTGAAGAGGCTAACCGGACGATCTGTCTGGCAGGAACTCATACTGCGAACTGGTCGCCCGGGGTGACCAACACGGCGAAGGATGTCAATGTCTCGACAACCAGCAAATGGGGCCCCTGTGCATCGCATCCGCAACTGAAGGGGGTCAGCGCCTCATCCAGCGCACATTTCAAAGCAAATTTTTCCTGCAAATCCTTGCTCCTGCAAACCAACCCGATTGTCTGGGACATCAAATGGAGCGACGGTGCCGCCAGCACTTACAAGTTCATCGCGATCCTCAACAACATCGGTAATTTGAGTACCACAATCCTCGGTGTCGGAACGATTATGGACGGCCGATACAAGGGCGCCAGCGCGGTCAGTACGTTTGTACTGAGCAGTGACAGTTCCTCACCGAATAACGATTGCAACAAGTGGAGCGGTGTTACACAGGTCAGCGGCCTTTCGACACTGGTTATAGCCCCATGATGCATGTCACAGCGTCTGATAATGCAGGCTGAACGTCAGCGTTGTTGTATCTCCCGGGCGCAACAGCTTCAACCCCGGATGCCCCGGCAAATGATGGGCGTTGACCGGGTGGCTGACCGGCTCGAAGCAAAAGAAATTCAGCCCCGGCGGGCAGAACACCAGACAGTATTCGCTGCCGGTGGCCTGGCAGTGCAGTTCATAGCCCAGGTCCGGCTGGCTGATGACGCTGTGGCCATCCCAGCCGGTGAAGCCGTTGTCGAGGCGCGTGTCGGGCAGCGCGCTGCTGTGCTGGAAATCCCATTCGGCAGGAGGGTCCTGCAAGACAGTCGGCAAGCCGCGCTCATCACTTAGCCAAACCTGCGCGACGTTGGCCTGCAGGCGTGTGTGGGCAGTACGAGGAAGGTAAGGATGCAAGCCCAGGCCGTGCCAGATGGCGCGGCTGTCCAGGTGGGTGGTGGTCAATTCGATACTCAGTTTGCCGTCGTGCAGGGTGTAGCTCAGTTGCGCGCGGTAGGCGAAAGGCGTCTGGCTGTCGAGTTGCAAGCAGATCTGCCGAGGCGTCTGCTCGATGACCGTCCATGGCTGCTGCCAGGCACTGCCATGGATCGGCAGCGGGTCATTGGCGCTGTTGGGGGCCAGTGCCAGCCAGCCGTCCGGCGTGTCGAAACCGTCATTGCCGATTCGATTCGACCAGGGCGCCAGCGGGTAGCAGGCCAGTCGACGCGGCACTCCTGCCGCCAGTGCGTCGTCGTCGCTTGGGCGCAGCAACGGCTGACCGCTTGCCAATACCGTCCAGTTGACGATACTGCCGCCGATTTCGGTAGCAACGCTCAGGCGGGTAATGCCGTCTTCAAGGGTCAGAACGTTCACGGGCATGATGCAGGGCCTTGTCGGAGAGTTGAGGGACAGGAGGGCTGGCGCGGCGCCAGGTCAACAGCACGATGCCGCTGACCACGATCAATCCGCCGAGGATCTGGCCGCTGCTGAGCAACTGATCCAGAATCAGCCAGCCGAACAGCAGGCTCGCCACCGGCTCGATGTTCATCACCGGTGCGTTGCGGCTGATGTCCAGACGCGCCATGCAGATGAACAGCAGCGAGAACCCCAGCCCGTAGAGCAGCACCAGACTGGCCAGTGCGGTCCAGCCGATACGGCTGGAGGGTAGATCCACGCCGCCGGGCAATACGCCACTGCTGCCTGCAACGGCGGCGACCACAAACACCACGGCCATGGTCAGCATGCTGCGAACGCTGCCGCGCATGCCCGCCAGTTTGTTATCGGTGATCCACAGTGCGAACGCGAATACCACTGCGGCGGTGGCCGCGTAGGCGATGCCCTCCAGCCACTGCGGCTCGCTGCTGCCCGGGTTCGACAAGCGCTGCGGCACGTCCAGCGCCAGTGTCAGGCCAAACAGAATCAGCCCCATCAGGCCTGCCGCACGGCGTGTCGGCCTGGCACCGCCCAGCGCCCAGGTCAGCAATGCCAGCAGGATCGGCGAGACATTGACCACCAGTAATGCCAGCGCAACCGGAATGCGCGCCACTGCCGAGTAGATGCAAAAGCTTTGGGTCGCGATCAGCAGCCCGAGCAACAACTGCCAGCGCCAGGTGCTGGCCGGCAGACTGAGTGTTTCACGTTGCCACAGCACCAGGCTGGTGAGCACCAGCAAGGTCACGCCAGAGCGACAAAGGATGGCCAACAGCAGACCGGTGTCGTGATCGAAGGCAATACGTGCGGCAATGTGATTGCCGGCAAACGAGCAGGCCAGCAGCGCGAGGATCAGCACGGCGATGTGACGGGGGAACAGGGCAGGGGCGGACATACGCAACCAGCCTCCTTGGCTGGATAACAGGGAGTGCGCACCGGAGCTTTTTGCAGAGCCCCGGTGGCGTTGCAACGCCAAGCCTTAGAGCACGACGCTCGGCAGCCACAGCGAAATGGCCGGAATGTAGGTGACCAGCATCAGCACCAGAAACAGTGCGACGTAGAAAGGCACCAGCGCTTTCACGGTGGCTTCGATGGTGACTTTACCCACCGCCGCACCGACGAACAGCACAGCGCCCACTGGCGGTGTTATCAGTCCGATCCCCAGGTTGACCAGCATGATCATGCCGAAATGCACCGGGTCGATGCCGACGCCGACGATGACCGGCAGCAGAATCGGGGTCAGGATCAGAATCAGCGGGGCCATGTCCATGACGGTGCCCAGCAACAGCAGCATCACGTTGATGCACATCAGGATCACGTAACGGTTATCCGACAGAGTCAGGAACGCTGTCGTGATCTTCATCGGGATTTCCATCAGTGTCAGGATGTAACCGAAGCTGGCGGCAAAACCGATCAGGATCATCACGATGGAAATGGTCCGTGCCGCCCGGTGCATCAGCTTGGGCAGATCGCGCCATTTGTAGTCGCGGTAGATGAACATGGTGACAAAGAACGCCCACAACACGGCAATGGCGGCCGACTCGGTGGCGGTGAAGATACCCGACAGAATGCCGCCGAGGATGATGACCATGGCCATCATGCCCCAGAGCGCTTCACCGGCGATTTTCAGCGCCTGACGCAGCGGTATCACTTCACCCTTGGGGTAGTTGCGCTTGCGCGCGAAGATCATGCACAGGCCCATCATCACCGCGCTGAGCAGCAGGCCCGGCATAATCCCGGCCATGAACAGTGAAGCGATCGATACCGTGCCGCCTGCCGCCAGCGAGTAAAGCACCGAGTTATGGCTGGGTGGCGTCAACAGCGCCTGAACCGAGCCGCTGACCGTTACCGCAGTCGAGAAGTCGCGAGGGTAGCCGTTACGCTCCATTTCCGGAATCAGTACCGAGCCGACCGAAGCGGTATCGGCAACTGACGAGCCTGAAATCGCGCCAAAGAACGTCGAGGCCACGATGTTGACCAGCGACAGACCGCCGCGCACAAAGCCGACCAGCACGGCGGCAAACGCGACCAGTCGGCGTGACATGCCACCTTCGGCCATGATCGCCCCGGCGAGGACGAAGAACGGGATCGCCAGCAACGAGAATTTGTTCACGCCACCGGCAATCTGAATCATCAGCGCATCGGCCGGAATATCGATCCACCAAGCGCCGATCAAGGCTGACAGGCCCAGTGCATAAGCAACCGGCATGCCGATGAGAATCAAAGCGATGAAGCTGCCCAGCAGTATAAAAGCGTCCATTTATGCGGCACCTTCGCTTTCTTCAATGACGTCGAAGCGCATCACCGCGCGATGACTCTGGTCGCCCAGAAATAACCGTTCCAGCACGAAAACCAGGGTCACGATGCCGCCGATCGGAATCGGCAGGTAAGAGATGCCCACGCGCAAAAACGGCAGTTCACCGACGAACTGATTCCAGGTGGTGGCGCACAACTTGAAGCCCTTGACGATCATGAACAGGGCCACAATTGCCATCAGGACCTGCACCGCCACGGCGGCGACACGACGTACCTGCTGCGGCATGCGGTCCACGGCCATCGAGACCGCCATGTGTGCGCCCGCCCGGTAACTGGCCGCTGCGCCGAAAAATGTAAACACCACCATCAGCAGAATGGCGGTGGGCTCCGGCCAGCTGGAGCCGCTGCCCAGGATGTAGCGGGCAAAAATGCCCCAGGGAATGATCAGCGTCATGATCAGCACCGACAGACCCGCAATGCCGATACAGACGCGATAGAGCGTGTCGTTGATGCGCAATAGATTACTTTTCATAGGGGCTCACCACGGCGGCGAACGAGCCTGGGCTCGTTCCCGCTGCTTGATCGGACTGGCTTATTGGGCCGCTTGGGTGTTGCTCGCGGCCAGCGCCGGGTTGGTCTTGACCTCTTCGATGCGGCGGATCAGGTCCTTGTAAGGCGCGCCGTATTTGTCACGCACCGGCTGGGTCGCGTCGTAGAAGGCTTTCTTCTGCTCCGGTGTCAGCGTGATGAACTCCACGCCCGCAGCCTTGAGTTTGGTCTCGGCTTCGGCTGATGACTTGTCCCACAGCACGCGCTCTTCCATCTGTGATTCACGCGCGAGCTTTTTCACCAGCGCCTGTTGCTCGGGCTTGAGCTTTTCCCATGTGCTTTTCGACATCACGATCGGCTCCGGCAGGATCAAGTGCTCGGTGATCGTGAAGAACTTGGCGTTCTGGTAGTGATTGTGCTGGAGGTAGGTCGGCGGGTTGTTTTCAGCACCGTCGATCACGCCGGTCTGCAGGGCGCTGAAGATCTCGCCGGTGGCCATGGCGATGCCGTTGCCGCCCATGTCATTGATAGTGTCGATGAACACCGGGTTGCCCTGAACACGGATCTTCATGCCCTTGAGGTCCGACATCTGCCGTACCGGCTTCTTGGTATACAGGTTCCGGGTGCCGCCATCCATCCAGGCCAGGGCGACCATGTTGAATTGCGAATCGGTGATCTTGTCGAGAATTTCCTGGCCGATCTCACCGTCGATGATCGTGCGCATGTGCGCCTGATCGCGGAACACGAACGGCAGGTTGAAGACGTTGACGTCCGGCACCACCGGGCCGACGATGCCGAGGCTGACGCGGGTCATCTGCACTGCACCGCTCTGCACTTGCTCGACGACTTCCTTCTCGGAGCCGAGCACGCCGCCTGCGTACATCTTGAAGCTGATCTCGCCCTTGGATTGCTCTTCGAGCTTCTTGCCCATGTTCTGTTCAGCCACAACCGGCGCGTAGCCTGCCGGGTGAATCTCGGCGAACTTGATCTTGACCTCTGCCTGGGCCATGCCCGACATGCAGAAAGCCAGCGGAAGTGCTGCGATGAGGAGCTTGCGTTTGAAATCCATGGATATCTCCAATGTTGTTATTTTTGGTCGAGCTACGGGATTTTCGGAAGGCGCAGTCAGCCCTTGAACGTGGGTTCCTCCAGGCCTTTGACGCCAGGTCGCAAAGCGAACAGACCACCGGCGAGTGGCTGGTCGCTGAGATCGCCGCCCGGGCGAATCGAGGTGACAAACAAGGTGTCAAGGTTCGGGCCGCCAAACGCACACATGGCGGGTTTTTTCACCGGCACGACCAGTGACTGGTCGAGTTTGCCGGTAGGCGTGAAGCGATGGATGAGGCCTGCGTCGTTGCCGCAAATCCAGTAACAGCCGTCGGCATCGATTGCCGCGCCGTCGGGGCGCCCCAGGTGATGGTTCATGTCCACGAACAGGCGGCGGTCATGCGGCGTGCCGCTGTCGGTGTCGTAATCGAAAGCCCAGATCTTTTGCACGTCGGGGTGTGAGTCAGACAGGTACATTGTGTTGCCGTCAGGGCTGAAGGCCAGGCCGTTGGGGACAATGAAGTCTTGCAGCAACGGGTCCAGCGTCTTCTGGTTCGCGCTGTAGCGATACATCGCGCCAACCGCCGCACCCGCTGCCATGTCCATCAGCATGGTGCCCGCCCAGAAACGACCTTGACGGTCGCAGCGGCCGTCATTGAAGCGCATGCCCGTGCGCAGGTGCTCGACGCTGACCAGCAGCGTGCTGATCAGGTTGCCGTCTTCACAGGGTTGCAGATGAAAAATCCCGCTCTCCATCCCGGCGATCCAGCCACCGCGGCTGTCGGCGGCAATGCAGGCGAGCATCTGCGGTGCTTTCCAGCTGCGCGTTGTGTTGTCTGCGCAGCTCCAGCAATGCAGTTGGCCTTGCGGAATATCCACCCAGTACAGCGCTTGGTCACGCACGCTCCAGACCGGGCTTTCGCCTGTGGCATTTTGTGCATCGACGATCAGTTCGGCATCCATGACGGTTCGTGTCTCCGGATTTCTGAAAAGAAGCAGTGATGCTTATTGGTCGCCGAACGGCCCCGAGGCCACGAATGCGCCACCCTGATAAACCATCGCCGGATCATCGGCCGCCGGCTGCGGCTGAGCCTCGATCTTGGCACGGAACTGTTCTGAGCTGTCTTTGGGGGTATAACCCAGCTTGCTGGCCAGCCTGTTGTCCCACCACACGTTTTTGTTGTCCGACATGCCGTAGACCACGGTATGCCCGACATCCGGCGTGTACAGGGAGCGTTCGATGAGTTGGGTCAGGTCGCCAAAGCTCAGCCAGGTGCTCATCATTCTGCGGTTCTGCGGTTCCGGAAATGACGAGCCAATGCGGATGCTGACGGTTTCGATGCCGTAGCGATCAAAGTAGAAACTGGCCATGTCTTCGCCGTAGGACTTGGACAGGCCGTAATAACTGTCCGGACGACGCGGGGAGTGTGCGTCGATGGTTTCGTCCTGCTTGTAAAAGCCGATCACGTGATTGGAACTGGCGAAGATCACGCGTTTCACGCCGTGCCGGCGGGCGGCTTCGTAGATGTGAAACACACCGCAGATATTGGCGCCGAGAATTTCCTCGAACGGCCGTTCCACCGATACGCCGCCGAAATGCAGAATCGCATCCACGCCTTCGACCAGTTGATGTACCGCATGCTTGTCAGCCAGATCGCAGACCTGAACTTCTTCGGTGGCGTCGATAGCCGGTGCCATATCGGCGATGTCGGAAAGTCGCAGGACCTTCGCGTAAGGGCGCAAAGTCTCGCGTAATACTTTGCCCAGGCCACCTGCCGCGCCTGTCAGCAGGAGGCGATTGAAGGGAGTTTGCGTGGTATGAGCCGATGTCATGAGAAAAGTCCTGATTGTTATTGTTGTCATCTGTTGTCGTATGACTTGCTGGATTATTTGCACCGCCTACGCGGATTGTCAACGCGGCCAACGTCTAATTCCGGCCTTTGCACACTTCGCAACACAGCTGGTTACAAAGGCAAAGTCTGCAGTCATCGCCAGACTTTGCCACAGGGCGTCAGAGCAGCGAAATCGGATAGCTGATGAACACGCGGTTCTCATCGAATTCGTTGGCACTGAAGTCGCGACGTAGTGTGGAATTGCGCCACTTGACGTTCAGGTTCTTGAAGGCGCCGCTTTGCACGGTGTAAGCCAGTTCGGACTCGCGCCCCCATTCCTTGCCGTCGGTGATGTTGCCGGTATGCACGTTATCACCGCTGATGTAGCGGTTCATCATTGTAAGGCCGGGTACGCCGAGCACCACAAAGTTGTAGTCATGCCTTAATTGCCAGGACTTCTCTTTGGCGTTGTCATAACTGGAGTTGTAACTGTCGTTGGCCAGAGTGCCGCCGCTGGTGCCGTTGACGCGCATCCACCCGGTATCGCCAGAGACCTTCTGCAGGCCGACATAGAATGTGCTGCCGCCATAGCGCGCCGAGAGCAATGCATAGGTGGTCTTGTTGTCGAGATCGTCCGCCAGTTTGTTGCCGTCTTCCTTGCCGGTGAAGAAACCGAGGTTGGCGCCGAGTGTCCAGTCGCCGATTGGCTGACTGTGCAGCAGATTGAAGAACTGTTGCTGATAGATATCCTGCAGTTCCGAGTACCAGATACCTGCCTGAGTACGTTTGTCGTTGAACACGTATTCACCGCCGCCGAAGTTGAAGCGGTCCGAGGTGAATGCGCCGCGTCCGTTCAGCGACATGTCTTCCATGCTGGCGTCGTTACGCGGACTATTGCCACGGAATTGCCCGCCATACAGCGTCAGGCCGTCGATCTCTTTGGAAGTGATCTGACCGCCCTGGAAGGTTTGCGGCAGGGAGCGGCCGTCATCGGAGCGCAGGATGGGCAACACCGGCATCCATTCACCGACTTTCAGTTCAGTCTTGGAAACCCGCGCTTTGCCCGCCACACCCAGACGTCCGAAATCATCGGCCGGACGCCCGTCGCCATGGATCGGCAGCAATTGAGTGCCGCCGGTGCCTTTGCCGCCATCGAGTTTGACCGAGTACAGACCCAACACATCGACTCCGAAACCCACCACGCCCTGAGTGAACCCGGACTTGGCATCAAGAATGAAGCTTTGCGTCCACTCTTCGGCCTTGTTCTGCGGTGCCGCACTGTTCGGGAAAGCCGGATTGGTGAAGTTGCGGTTGAAGTACGCGTTACGCAGGTTGAGCGTTGCCTTGGTGTCGTCCACGAAGCCTTCGGCCATGCCGAGTATCGGGAAAGCCAGCGTCATACCGCCAACCCCCAGCAGGATGCGCGAACGGGTGGTGTGAGATGTCATTATTGTTGTGCTCCCTTGTCTATCGAAAACTGTCCCCTTTTCTGGCTGTGTACTCTTTGCAGCCGACACCTTCGAGGATTGCGTGATGCCCGTTTCCAGGCAGGGCCTCGGCCGCAACACAGCCGAATACCGCTCGCCGAACGTCAGCGAATGCTATGAATCAGGAAGGGTGTCGAATACTGCAAGGCAGACAGCGCGGGCAAAGCTTCAATAACCGATAGAGCAAGCGAGCAGGCGCAAGTCTTCATATGAACGTACCCCGATTTTGTTTTTATTGTTGGCGTTATAGGTTGTCGTACAACTGTGGCGATTATTTGCAGCATGAGCGTGGTTTGTCAACGAGCGGTTAGTCGCGCTTTACCGATTCACCTGGTTTTTGTGTGTCAAACAGGGCGGTAAACGAATGGGAGTGAACGCAGCGGACGCATAGGCAGTCCACCCGGTAACCCCATTATTTTATTGGAGCTGCCACATGAATCGGTTCACTCAGAAAGTCGTTGTCATCACAGGAGCAGGTTCCGGGATCGGCGCAGCAACCGCCAAGCGTTTCGCCCGTGAAGGTGCAAGCGTGGTGCTGGTCGGCCGCAACCGCGAGAAACTTGCCAACGTGGCCGCGCAACTGTCAGGCGCAGAGCATTTGATCAGAGCCACCGACGTGGCTGATCTGACTGACGTGGAGGCGCTGTTCAAAGAAGTGGCTGAGCGCTTTGGTCGCCTTGATGTGTTGGTCAACAACGCGGGTGTCGCAACGTCCGGCAAAGTGACCGAACTGGGCGTGGACGATTGGAAAGCGCTGATGTCCGTGGACCTGGACGGCGTGTTCTATTGCACCCGCACCGCCATGCCAGCGCTGATCGCCAGCAAGGGCAACATCATCAACGTGTCGTCGGTGTCCGGCCTGGGCGGCGACTGGGGCATGAGTTTCTACAATGCGGCCAAGGGTGCGATCACCAATTTTACCCGCGCGCTGGCCATGGATCATGGCGTGGACGGCGTGCGCATCAATGCCGTCTGCCCGTCACTGACCCGCAGCGAGCTGACCGAAGACATGTTGGGTGACGAAGCGCTGATGGCCAAGTTCAAGGAGCGCATCCCGCTGGGCCGGCCTGGCGAAGCCGAGGATGTAGGCGACGTTATCGCGTTTCTGGCCAGCGACGATGCGCGCTTCGTGACCGGCGTCAACCTGCCGGTGGATGGCGGTTTATCTGCCTCCAATGGGCAGCCGCCGCAGGCTTGATGATGTCGGCGAGGGCTTTAATGTCTAAGCAGGTGCGCTGAAATGACCGTCAGCGCTTCTCTGCCAGCGGCTTTCGGAAAGCGACGGTCATTGTGTTGCTATCGATCCTCTCGTGTATTAGCGTGGAACCGGCAATAGAGTCTTTGTGCTCAGGATATCAGCCCACGCTTGAACAGCATGATGGTCAAACACGCGTCCTGCATCAACATCTGCCAGGGCCTCACGCGTAAGACGGCTACGCTCCTCCTCTTGATCGATCCACGCGGACAGTGCCTGTTTGACGGTCCAGTTTTTCGAGCGTTCGAGCCTTTCGGCCATTGAATCGACCTTTACAGCCAGATGTTCAGGAACGTGAGCTGTCACGGATCTGGTTTTTGTTATGCCCATGCTAAGTGACTCCGTAAGTGATATCCGTCGGGCTTAAATCAATATAAATAAAAAACAATCACAGTGAATAATAAAAGCTCGACAGAGCTTTGCTCGTCAACCACCTGTCGCCCCGACCGGCCCGATCACTCACTCGCTGCCACACTGTCCTTCTATGGACCAGGCATCAGGCCTGATTCAAACGCATCACCTTCCACGACAACGCAGATAAAGCCGTTGGCAGCCGTATCGCCCTTGTTGCGTTAAGCCCTTAACGTTTCAGCATCGAACAGCCCCATGAACCCATCGTCTGAAATCGATATTTCAGGCCTGAGGTGTTACGGCAAAATCGTCGATGATGTCACCTACAGTGTTCCGCGCGGCATTACCCGTGAGGCCCGGGGGCGCGTGTGGATCGTGCGTGTCCGCAAGGACGAGAGCTGGAAGGTCAATGCGCGCTTTACGGATCTGCGTTTTGGCGGCACGCGGCGTGCACTGGATGCCGCCATCATTCATCTGCTTTACAGCGGCCATGCCTGGCGACGCGACGATGTTCTGCAACTGGGCAACAACACTGTTGTGCACTGGCGCAAGCGAAGCGGGGTGGGGTTGTGTGCGGTGGCGTATGTGTCCCGCAATGAGGCGGGGCGTGGTGAAACGTTCTTTCTGGCAACCTACAAGCGGATAGCCAGCGGGCGAGGGCTTGAGAAACTCCATGCCCGACTGGTTCAGGTGCTGGAACGCGCCCATGAGATTCAGCACTGCAAGGCAGGCATCTCTGATTCCGCGCAGGACAGGATTCGCGAGGAAATCCATCAGGCGCTCGGCAGTGAAGTATTCCGGGCATTTCTGCTGGCGGGCCAGCGCAAGGCTGATGAGATTGCCGTGGCTGATTATGTCGAGCGGCTTCGCACGTCGGGCGATTAACCCTAAGCCTGTGGTGTGACCCTCTGAAACAATCAAGCCCGGTAAAAACCGGGCTTGAACGTATTGGTTGCCGATCAGATTTTGAAGCGACTGACCAGTGTCTGCAAATGGCCACCCAGGCGCGCCAGCTCAACGCTGGACGCGGCGGTTTCTTCGCTGGCCGATGCGGTTTGCTCGGACACATCGCGCACATTGACGATGCTGCGACTGATTTCCTCTGCCACCGCACTCTGCTGCTCGGCAGCAGCAGCGATCTGCTGATTCATGGCCTGAATGCTGGAGACCGTCTGGGTAATGCTGCCCAACGACGTACCGGCCTTGCGGCTCAGTTGTACGCTGCTGACCGTCAACTCGCGGCTGTTGAGCATGATGCTGGACACCTGACGGGTCCCGCTTTGCAGAGCTGCAACCAGGGTTTCGATCTCGACCGTCGACTGTTGGGTACGCTGCGCCAGACCGCGCACTTCATCGGCAACCACCGCAAAACCACGTCCTGCTTCCCCGGCCCGTGCAGCTTCGATCGCGGCGTTGAGGGCCAGAAGATTGGTCTGCTCGGCCACGGCCTTGATCACGTCCATGACCTTGCCGATCTTGTCGCTTTCCTGCTCCAGCTGATTCATCGCGTCGGCAGAACGACCCACTTCAGTCGCCAGACGCTCGATCTGGGCGATGGCCTCACCTACCACTTTGTCGCCATCACGTGCTTCGCGGTCAGCGTTGGAGGCGGCATGCGACGCTTGTTCGGCGTTGCGCGCCACTTCGGCCACAGTCGCCGACATTTCATGCATGGCAGTGGCCACCTGATCGGTTTCCACTTTCTGGCTGTTGACGCCTGCGCTGGTTTGTTCAGTAACAGCCGACAGCTCTTCGGCGGCGCTGGCGATTTGCACGACGCTGTCGCGAATCCCGCCGATCAAGTCGCGCAACGTGGTGCCCATACGCTGAATACCTTGCTGCAGCACACCCAGTTCGTCGCGACGGGTGATCGCCTGGGTCTGGGTCAGGTCGCCAGACGCAATGCGGTCGACCACGGCCATGGTTTCTTTCAGCGGGCGGGTGATTTGCCGAGTGATGATCACGGCGGCGATGACGCCGAGGGTCATGGCCAGCAGCGTACAGATAATCTGTGTGGTACGGGCCTGTGCGCTTTCCTGGTCGCGACGATCCAGTTGCAGTTGATACATGGCCTCACTGATCTTGACGATGTC
It includes:
- a CDS encoding CopG family ribbon-helix-helix protein — translated: MGITKTRSVTAHVPEHLAVKVDSMAERLERSKNWTVKQALSAWIDQEEERSRLTREALADVDAGRVFDHHAVQAWADILSTKTLLPVPR
- a CDS encoding methyl-accepting chemotaxis protein: MGTTLRDLIGGIRDSVVQIASAAEELSAVTEQTSAGVNSQKVETDQVATAMHEMSATVAEVARNAEQASHAASNADREARDGDKVVGEAIAQIERLATEVGRSADAMNQLEQESDKIGKVMDVIKAVAEQTNLLALNAAIEAARAGEAGRGFAVVADEVRGLAQRTQQSTVEIETLVAALQSGTRQVSSIMLNSRELTVSSVQLSRKAGTSLGSITQTVSSIQAMNQQIAAAAEQQSAVAEEISRSIVNVRDVSEQTASASEETAASSVELARLGGHLQTLVSRFKI